The sequence below is a genomic window from Mercenaria mercenaria strain notata chromosome 14, MADL_Memer_1, whole genome shotgun sequence.
TGTCAGTTACGTGTAAAGTGTCTATGTCAGGTACGTATAAAGTGTCTGTGTCAGGTATGTGTAAAATGTCTACGTCAGGTTCCTATAAAGTGTCTGTGTCAGATACATGTTAAGTGTATATGTCAGGTACATGCAAAGTGTCTATGTCAGTTACGTGTAAAGTTTGTGTGTCAGGAATGTGTAAAGTGTCTATGTCAGGTACGTGTAAAGTGACTGTGTCAGATACATGTAAAGTGTCTGTTTCAGTTATGTATTCAGTGTCTATGTCAGATACATATAAAGTGTCTGTGTCAGGTACATGTTAACTTCTATGTCAGGTACGTTTAAAATGTCTGTGTCAGGTACGTGTAGTGTATATTTCAGGTCTGTCTAAAGTGCCTGTGTCAGATGCCTGTAATGTGTCTGTGTCAGGTACATGTAAAGTTTCTGTGTCAAGTACATGTAAAGTGTCTATGTCAGGTACGTGTTAAGTATCTGTGTCAGATACATCTAAAATATGTGTGAGGTACGTGTAACGTGTCTATGTCAGGTATGTGTAAAGTGTCTATATCAGATACCTGTAAAGTGTCTGTGTAAGGTACATGTAAAGTGTCTATGTCAGGTACCTGTAAAGTGTCTGGGTCATGAACATGCATAGTGCCTATTGTAGGTACGAGTAAAGTGTCTGTGTAAGGTATGTGTTAAGCATCTATATGAGAAACCTGTAAAGTGTCTGTGTCATGTACATGTTAAATGTCAATGTCAGGTGCGTGAAGTGTGTCTGTGTCAGGTACGTGTGAAGTGTCTGTGTCAGGTATATGTAAAGTGGCTATGCCAGTTAACTGTAAATGATCTGTTTCAAGTACATGTAGTGTGTTAATGTCAGATACGTGTAAAGTGTATTTGTCAAGTATGTGATAAGTGTCTATGTAACATATCTGTAAAGTGTCTTTGTCAGGTACCTGTAAAATGTTGAGTCAGGTATTTGAgtttatatttttcttatatCAGTTTCCACTTGTTTTGTTACTTGCCAGTGTTAGAACATGCCGTTGGGTAAAACAACGGTACATGTATGTCTCTTTAAAGTTttggttattttatttcatttttcctgTTTATGTCCAGTCTGGTGTTCCATACTTAAGCCAACATACTTCAATACGTCGGTTgtacaattttacacaaaaaataaaccaaatatCTTTgcatatactaataaactttgataatgtggcagttgagtccaataagtcaaggggtgttcaaagataatccgtcataaaatTATCTTGGGGCTATATTGCGAAGTAGTTATTAGTTACccgtattggaaaataaacagtgtcgtttgtattgaggtcaactgccacattatcaaagtgtATCAATAGTATATGTGTGCATATATATTCAGGTAAATTACGTTTTTGTACTTTGCTATTACATTTCTTGATGTGTCTAAAATATTGTATTGATATCTAACTTATTTGATACATAAATTATGAGTTTAAATTTACTGTGTCGAAAGCGGGAACACCTATTGTAACACgcgtttgtttatatttttgacagctgtcatctgtcaaatGACGTTTCAATATTTCTTGCTTATGTTTACTATGGGATTATATGGGACACGTCCCGAACAGATGACTTTATTAATAGCGTACAAAATAAATGTGATACTTTTCAAGAAATCAACGATAAATTGTTGAGTGGAGAATATAATATCGATCAAtgtatgaaatgtttttcagatactgtatttgatatttcttatTCGTGCTTTGGTAAAACTTTCAGTAATAGTCCAAAACCAAAGAAGCGGAAGTCGTTATGGTTTAACTATGATTGTAAAATTGCTAAGAATAAATTTTATGATGCTAAACGTCGACTGTCTACTGTAAAATCTGATGAAAACAGATTATATATGCTTGAGTGTAGAAATGAATATTCAAAGGTTAAACGAGATGCTAAATATAAATTCTataataaagaaaaagcaaataTGGCTTATTTGAGTAAAAAAGCACCACGTAAATTCTGGAAGTATGTTAAAAAGTATAAATCAACTAATAGTCTTGATTCCAGTGTTGGTCTAGAGGAGTTTAAAAATCACTTCGAAAATATATCCAATAAAAATCAGGAccatgtgaatgatgatgtgaTAAACAATGTACGTGATGAGCCTGTTAATATTGAATGTCTTGATAGAACTATTTCTATCGAAGAAGTAGAAAAAACTATACGTCTTCTGAATCGTTATAAAAGCTGTGACTTGGataaaaatgtttctgatttCTTTATAGATGCAAATAGTGTAATATCGCCATTTTTATGTACAATGTTCAGCTACATTTATGATAATTGTATATATCCTGAGGCATGGTCTAAGGGTGTCATCTGTCCAATCTATAAAAAGGgtgataaaaataatgtatatgattttatttgccGACGATATAGTTCTGTTTACCACTGATCCTGGTAGTTTACAAGCTCAGATAGATGCTGTGCATCATTATTCTGAAAAATGGGGACTTAAAATCAATGTGAATAAAACTAAGATTTGTGTTTtttgaaaaacgaaaacaaaatgtttattcagaattttacataaataatgaaaaagttgatattgtttaataattttgtatatcttgGTGTTAAAGTTACGTACACTGGAAATATGGCAAATGCGGTTAGAGCATTACACGATCAAGCCCTTAGGGCGTACAATAATCTGTTGTGTGTATTTGATAAATTACAACTTGATATTAAAACTAAGCTATCACTTTTTGATTCAATGATCGTTCCTATTTTAACATATGGCTGTGAAGTATGGcgtatttataattacaaaagATGTTGATAAATTACATATACgtttttgtaaatacattctTGGTTTTAAAATACCAAACTCCAAACTATGCTGTGTTAGGCGAACTTGGTAGATTTCCTTTGTCTGTTATTTGTAAGGAAAGGGCTATTAAATTTTGGATAAAgatgatgaaaaataataacacacttgtgtattcaatgtataatgatttatgtaataatgttacTACTGTTTGCTGGGCAAGTAGATTAAATTCAATTGTTGATCACCTTGGTTTTGCAAATGTTAGACTCAATTTTGATAGAAGTATGAACTATGACAACTTGTTTAAATTAAGGATAAGAGATCAATTTGTCCAAGACTGGAGGGACTGTATTAATTCTATGCCAAAATTAgattattattgtaaatataagaatgatttttgttTCGAAAAATATCTCGATGTTGTAGCAAACgataaattaagaaaacaattaacatTTATACGATTATCTTCACACTCTTTAGAAATTGAAATAGGTAGATACAATAATGTTGACAGACAAAACAGATTATGCAaattatgttcacaaaatatgatagaatctGAATACCACTTTATCTTATGCTGCCCTCTGTATCATTGTGTCATATTAAAGTATCTAGGTTGATGTTCCTGGCCTAGCATACAAAAATTCGATGCATTAATGTCAACACAAAATAGAACACGGTTGCTAAATATTGCAAGATTTGTGAAAGAAGCGCTATGCTTACGTAAAAATActcttgaaaactgattttgataTAGCTGATCGTTAATTGTATTTGTGCGTTTATGTgcttttgctttttgtaaattgtcttgtgtatatatttgttgtCTTTGCCATAAGTTATCActattgtaaatggccaaaggcaaatgtttTTCCGATTGCTactaaacttgaaacttgaaacttgaactatttgttgttttatattttcagattacTTCTTGGTAGTAAAAACAACATTCTGTTATTCTAGCATTGAACCAGTTATTAAACTGTCTAAATTTTTTGTCATCCGACCCACCCTCAAAGAAAATGCCACATCATGTAGCCAAGTAGTCGGTAAAAAAGCTCAGtcagagcttatgttgtattgttatatgtcttgacgacttaaaatatcttaaattacCTTatgttatcttatcttatcttttatCGTAAGTCGACTTTATATAAGTTACTGCAAAGAACTAAGCTAGTTGAGGCGCAAAGGGTGACAAACAGCAGTTTATGTAACCCGTTCAGCGTACAAAGAAGAACGAAAAAATTGTGAACGAgtttaattaaaacgttatagGAAAGTCAATATTGgtaaaatgatttcaaagaagtgaCCAAAGGAATTTGATTTCATGttgaaaaagtcaataatataAAGATACGTTTTCGAAAAAATGATAAATGTGAGGTAAAGGTGTAAAATGTCCATCCATTCGAAACCGCCAAAAcgttataaatctattttaagtGTCTAATTCATATACTTACATTAAAAAAGAGATTTATTCCGAAAGTTGACGGCTTTCTGCTAAATGCCAATATAATTGTACCGTTTTTCTTCTAAGAACAGATTAAAAGGTTAATCCTACGAGGAAGAAAATTACGTTTGTCGGGTGAATAGGCATCAAGTACAAGGTTGAGGcaaatgataaaatgtatttatagaaTCAAATTAAGTAGAATTCGTTGATGTGTGCAATACTACACAAAATCATTCTATTTCGTATATtgtaatgtaatattttgtttttacttttaaccggatattgatattttcatatgtattttaataGATTCACTTACTACGTCTTTCTTACGGCAGGAGACAATTATTTAACCTTCTATCAGAACAGGATCACATCACTTAGTTACGTTGTTACATAGGTACAAACAAAATTATCATAGGCAGTTTATGCGAATTAGCCGCcatattttgtttcaatttaatgtaAACGTTTAAGGATAGTCAAATAAATACTACTGTAACAGGATAGTCATGTTGTATTTTAACGAGGGATAGATAGTACTATGAAATCAGACGGGAAGTATACCTTATTCGCCGACTACATGTACTTTTTCACATTCTCACATTTTTATGTCCTTATATACAAGTTTGATATGCAATATCCTTTGTACATacagaaataataaaagaagTTGGAACATCTATGAAGcatttcaaaatgttatatatagtaaaataatagGCCCTATGTCAAATAACTGATGTTAATAACATACACCTATTGACAATGTAATATAACATACAGTTAAAGATTTCTGCAAAGATGGAAAGAAGTATTATGACTTTATAAGATATATTTCGTTACTATTACCTACCATTTCGTTAACATATCCAAAAGAAAAGCGATAAGATCTGTAGTTTTTGATTTGCCAGATTGCTTATTTTCTGTTTGTCTTCCAAGAACGCGGAAGTAAATCAAACTTCTCAGTCTttgtaatatttgaaattatatgaatattttataggGTATAGGGAATAGATgattccttttgtgaagaaagcacgaAACTCTGCATAttactattttgaagtatgctgaatccaaaacaAAAAAGACACACACAGTCCGCTAACCTCAATTAGCTTACGATAAGACCCCAAAATGGAcctatgttttattcattttaattagcaatttcaaaaaagttaatttatgaCCTCAATAAGTAATTATTCTTGACACAGTATTTATTCAGTTATATTTTATTCACATTTAATATATAAGACACAGACAAATGACATACACGAGGCCCTGAAAGGGGAAATTGTTTAGAAAGCTCGATTTGACAGTACTAATACTGTACATGGGTACTGATAGATTTCCTTAAGAATATAATCATTaggcaaatatatttaaattcaaaagaGATGCTAAATAAGggtttattttctctttttcttgTATTGCAATATCTAACTTAAATCCTTGCAAAACATAttgtataaaacataattttatatgttttcaagactattaatgacttcaagctaaagcatactATCATCCTAATGCCTtctttataacaaaagaaaacggGATGTGTACTAAATGTATTATTGCATTTATTATTGCTAGTTTATACCATATTTGATAATactactttatttaaattttattcagatttcTAGTTTTAGAATTAATCTAAATCCCGCTTTCTTGAAAAGAGCACTAGTATCGTATGAGAGGTTGACCTTTGTATGGTTTGAACCAACAACCTTCGTGTTGATCTGGCAACACCTTTAGGCCTACCACTACTTCCTCACCCACTGGACCCTTCCACAGATCCcttgtttattattatacaagTTTCTTAACTGCAGTGATTTACTGAAGACATcccaagaacgcaaatagttagattctacatataaaaacttGCTACAGATgaatatatattacatacataaAAGTAGATTTAGATGAAAATCTTTGAAagtaaagattaatcgattagtttataaacaatgccTCCTTAAAGTAACTgatgttttcttaaaataactgAGCTACAGTTATCCTATAtaagcctttttttttttttggtaaaaaacaaaacaaaaacaaaacgaaacagtGTACTTTCATCTTAGGTTCCAAATCGACCTATATACTAATATCTTGTCTCTAATAAAGAAATGATCATACAGAGCATTAAACGTGTGGGTCAGAGTTTAATACTCTCTGTAAAGCCGATGGAGGTAAAATGACTTTTGCAGGCCGTCCTAGTCATAGCTGATACGTGCTTTTTGCCCAATATAGTGTTAGGAATACCACTCAGTAcctagaataattgcttgtttagggtaatgCCCCAAGAATTAGTTTGAATGATAGGTAGGCTTTCTACTATTTTTATGGAacatcagaaaatcatttttacatgTATCAGAAACTAAAGTTGTTATTGgtttatattttgtactttctAGATAGAAAATGAAAGTGATTGTATTGTCAGCTTAAGTGTCCATTTGTTTTTGTTCCCCATTAAATACCATGAACAGCCAACTCTTGACATTATTCATGCATATGTAGgaagaaataacgattttctgCAAGCTGAATGACTTAGATCTACCcgtatgaaagaattctacacttaGCGCGGACCAACAGCAAGTGGTTTGGAGGCCAAAAAGCAGTGCAGAAAAAATGGGTTTGTTGAGAAAAGTTCTGACACGATctgatttattttcttattaaacaaagaagactggaACTGTATTCTtatgcaacaaaataactgttagtacgtcacaattattacttcATGACGTCAAAGGTCATTGCGATGCGCTGCGAATTATCGTGATAATTATATAGAAAATCTAGCTCagatcacaggagtctgaaattctatcaataagaccatagaagtctatatttataaaaaaataccccctatatataaaaaacttctatggtcttattgatagaatttcagactcctgtgctcAGATAGTGGTTtgctcttgtttttcaaaattttgcgtattattatatcacccGTGTTGCGCCCTCGTGCtcacatctgaactcaaaacaatgatCATGCATTATTTTTGGGTAAATTGTTTCTTAATGAAAATGCTGCCAAATGGAAACTTGGTGGGACAATAATACATCTTACTTATGTTATTAGTTAGACTTGGTAAGACAGTGTACCCGAAATAACACTCGGCAATGTTCGTGGGATTACGTATTCTCGTTTTGGGATTCGATATTTTTGGACGTAAGTATAGTTCAACGCGCACGTGACTGTCTGTCAAAaaacggaaattgccgagatttcatacggagaatacgtactTTGCCGACTGTTGTTACGGGCCGACTACACTAAatctataaatgagccgcaccatgagaaaaccaacatagtgcgttcgcatccccgcagtctggtcaggatccatgctgttcgctttcaaagcctatttcagttatagaaactgtcagcgaacagcatggatcctgaccagactgcgcggatgcgcaagctggtctgggtacatgctggtcgcaaacgcactatgttggttttctcatggtgcggctcatatcgtGTTGCCAGTTACTTTAATGCTTGGATTgggtttttataaaaaataaccgAGAATAACAGAAAACTCTCAAACTTTATTATAAAAAACCTGATattcaacattatttcatttcaaGTGGTGATGAACTGGTCGTTGTTTCGCTGACTTCTTTTTTATCGTCCAACTGAAAAAAAAgctcaaatatatcaaaatcaatcATTCTTAAATGAAATTATCTGACAGCTTTGTACTCACCTAAGTGGTCGTTTTTATAACAGCATTACCATACAGTTCTTTTTTTCAGAGTTAAAAAGCTTTGCAGTGCTtagatattatttatttacaacatGCCACATATCTACTAAGGTTATAAGTCGCGTACATATATAGATAAACAAACGAAtgaataaattaatgaaaatacaaacaaaatcattcttcttcttcttcttaataCTACACTCCCTCATAATAATGAAGATTATGTGTAGGCACTGGTGaatttaaaataactaaaaatatattCCATGAAACATCCGTAAACTCATTTAAGATATGTCGAATCCAGGTTTTAGGTTACATACTGATATTTCTAAGACtgaagatataaaatatttctttttgttattttaaaacgtTCTTTCCAAAGCTGAAAATAACGCGAACAGTGTGACTATACCGAAAAAGGGACTTTCTGCAACACTTGTATAACTACTGAAACTTGCCCGTATATAACAAACAAGCTTGTGAATTTGGAGATAGAAATGTACTTACAGGGTCCGTATATGGGACAACACCTGACGAGCCTGCGTCTGAAATGGCGACGGAAGGGCCTTCTCCAGGGGCGGTAACATCTACCTGCGTACCTCTCCCCACGCCAACAATACCTTAAACAGATCTAGATCTCATGAAGGCTCAAGTATATTAAGTGTATAGCAATAGATCATAGCTTAAAGATATGCTCAgctaaacatattatattatataaagatatGATATATCTCAAAACATCTTTTAATACATTCCAATAAAGGTGCGATATATCATAAGGCATCTTGTAATTCCATCCAGTAATGATATCATTTACCAAAAAACATCTTTTAACACATTCCAATAAAGGTGCGATATATCATAAGGCATATTGTAATACAGTCCAGTAATGATATCATTTACCAAAAAACATCTTTTAATACAGTCCAATAAAGGTGCGATATATCATAAGGCATCTTGTAATACAGTCCAGTAATGATATCATTTACCaaaaaacatcttttaaacaTTCCAATAAAGGTGCGATATATCATAAGGCATCTTGTAATACAGTCCAGTACTGATATCAATTACCaaaaaaacatcttttaataCAGTCCAATAAAGGTGCGATGAATCATAAGGCGTCTTGTAATAAAGTCCAGTACTGATATCATTTACCaaaaaaacatcttttaataCATTCCAATAAAGGTGCGATATATCATAAGGCATCTTGTAATAAAGTCCAGTAATGATGTCATTAACCAAAATACATCTTGTAGTACAGTCCAGAAATGATACCATTTACCAAAATACATCTTGTAGTACAGTCCAGTAATGATACCATTTACCAAAATACATCTTGTAGTACAGTCCAGTAATGATGCCATTTACCAAAATACATCTTGTAATACAGTCCAGTAATGATGTCATTTACCAAAATACATCTTGTAATACAGTCCAGTAATGATATCATTTACCAAAATACATCTTGTAATACAGTCCAGTAATGATGTCATTTACCAAAATACATCTTGTAGTACAGTCCAGTAATGATGTCATTTACCAAAATACATCTTGTAGTACAGTAATGATGTCATTTACCAAAATACATCTTGTAGTACAGTCCAGTAATGATATCATTTACCAAAATACATCTTTTAATACAGTCCAGTAATGATGTCATTTACCAAAATACATCTTGTAGTACAGTCCAGTAATGATGTCATTTACCAAAATACATCTTTTAATACAGTCCAGTAATGATGTCATTTACCAAAAAACATCTTGTAATACAGTCCAGTAATGATGTCATTTACCAAAATACATCTTGTAGTACAGTCCAGTAATGATATCATTTACCAAAATACATCTTTTAATACAGTCCAGTAATgatgtcatttatcaaaatacatcTTGTAGTACAGTCCAGTAATTATGTCATTTACCAAAATGTAATGATATCATTTACCAAAATACATCTTTTAATACAGTCCAGTAATGATGTCATTTACCAAAAAACATCTTGTAATACAGTCCAGTAATGATGTCATTTACCAAAATACATCTTGTAGTACAGTCCAGTAATGATATCATTTACCAAAATACATCTTTTAATACAGTCCAGTAATgatgtcatttatcaaaatacatcTTGTAGTACAGTCCAGTAATGATGTCATTTACCAAAATACATCTTGTAATACAGTCCAGTAATGATGTCATTTACCAAAATACATCTTGTAGTACAGTCCAGTAATGATATCATTTACCAAAATACATCTTTTAATACAGTCCAGTAATAATGCGATATATCATAATACATATTGTAGTACAGTCCAGTAATGATATCATTTACCAAAATACATCTTTTAATACAGTCCAGTAATGATGTCATTTACCAAAGAGCATCTTGTAATACAGCCCCCCCCCCCATCCcgcccccacccaaaaaaaagaTATGATGCGCAATAAAGCATCGTGTAATAAAGTCCAAAAGAGATAAGATATACTACAAAACATATCATATATTGTGATACATATAGTCCAAAATGATATGATATACCATTTTTAACTTCAGACCACGCCAGAATAAATGGTGCAAAAAAATGATCAGCTTCCGTATTATGGGTGACCAACTTGTCACTAGTGCATGACTATTGACTATATACATACCTGCGACATTGACAGTGACCGCCACCACCGGGATACCCCGGGTATCCACCGCCGCCGGGATACCCTGGGAATCCACCGCCACCGGGATACCCTGGGAATCCACCACCACCGGGGCGACCCGGGAATCCACCGCCATTGGGATAACCACCTCCTATGAAATTACCTTGACCTGCAAAATATGACTCAAGACTTGTATCAATAGAACAAAAtcagtcaaaatatttccagtaaCGGGAGTTGTTACGTTTGGCTCAGGAAGACAGGAGTTATACAGTAATATCGTTAGGATCCAAAAGATGTTTAGTTAATCTAACATCATCGGAAGTTAGAAAACGCAGCTAGATCATGACTCAGGAAAATTCAAAGACAAACGTATTAATATCTGTTGAGATATATGCTTTCATAGCAAGAATATATTCCTTCCTCATACAATACGACTTTTATAATACTTAAATTACGATCAGTTACTCTTACTTATATTTATagaaacatgaattttgatatagGATACATGTTTTCATATCTGCATTCTGTACAATACATGTGATATAAGcagtgtaaaatatttaatgcaataaaatgatattgcaCCGTATTTGACTAGTTACGGTCTGTAATCGTTCATGTGCCAAACAAACAGCAGAAGAGTCTTCATGAAATCAGAAATAGCAATTTTTAGAAAACTATAGAAATAATGTCCACATCATCCTACTAGCTGCCTTCTGTTCTTGATTACCGTAATTTCCTGTAACGGCGCCTTGTTTAATATGATTTAATTAAATCGGCAGATGAAACATATATTAACGtttgaaatgtatataattaaaGTCTCATGTGTACAGAACTTgtcaatattaaatatattttagtagGCTCGTGACCAACGCTCAAGACCGCCTTTCACATTGTCTTTCTAGCATTCACCTACTAACTTAAATAAGTCTTTGctgtacatgtatatcttattttACTCGCTCGTTCTATCTTTCAGGAACATACGTTgtatatctttcattttttttcttgccGTACGATTCTTTTATTATAGCGTATACTTCTGTAAAGTActatttttgaaatgttccaACAAGTGtacataatatgtataatataagaATAAGGTCCTCGTTTATACAGGACCAACAGCTGTTCGATCTACGAGACCAACTGTAAGCTTCGAATTTTGTTGAAAGAACCTGAATGATAAAA
It includes:
- the LOC123528173 gene encoding translation initiation factor IF-2-like, with the protein product MDKTLWAILVTCTVLLGLVYFADGQGNFIGGGYPNGGGFPGRPGGGGFPGYPGGGGFPGYPGGGGYPGYPGGGGHCQCRRYCWRGERYAGRCYRPWRRPFRRHFRRRLVRCCPIYGPFGR